TCTCAATCTGTTTTTGTGATCCCGGATGACATCATGAATTGCGGTTTTCTCAGCAGAAACTTCGGATAGCAGATTCAGAAAGCTGCAGCCTCTGAAATTTTCCTTTTTATTCATATACATCAAAAAATCGAAGGACATCATTAGTTTATCCTTAAGATCAACAGCTCCTGAGGTAAAACTGACCAGCTCAGATACCCAGTAATCATATCTCCTTTTCAGGAATTCAATGCACAGGTCATCTTTTGACTTAAAATGCTGATAGAAGCTTGCCTTCGAAACACCTGAATCTTCAATAATCTGATTGATCCCTGTATTGTTATACCCTTGTTGATGAAATAAAACAGAAGCGGTATTTAAAATTCTTTCGCGAGGTCGGTACATTTGTGAATTATTTCCACAAATATAAATAAAAGATGGACTGACTGGTCTGTATTGTTAATAAAATCTTAAAAATAATTTAATATTTTTATGAAAAAATACCTCATATATTCCTTTAAAGACTTATTTGATGGGAATTTTCAAGACAATTATCATATCTCATTTTTTTTAATCAATTTGCATTTCTATGAAAAACTAGCCCGAAATTGATCCAAAAATGGGCAGATTTCTTAAAATTTTATCCCTTTTACAGGTGTAGAGTTCCCCCAATCGTACCAGTAATGAGACTTCTGAAAATATCCAATGCTTAAGAAAGCTTTTGGAAAAGAGAAGACCTTTTGATGAAAATTACCCTTTTGTGGTAGTAATTTTAACCGCAAAATGTTCAAATTAGTAATTGAGAAATTAATGAACCAGCTATCTATTCCATCATTCCAATCCTTATCTTTGATTTATGAAAAAAACAGGTTTTTTGGCATTATTTTTTGTCATTTTCAATAGTGGCAGTCAGGCACAGGCACAGTCTTTATCTAAGATTGAATCAGGTGTGTCATATGAATTGGCCCAATCAAGAAAAAGTACAATAAGTGAGATTAAATATGAGCTTAGTCTGAAAATTCCGGAAAATAAAACAGAAAGGATTTCCGGAACAGAAGTTCTGTATTTTAACTATAAAAAGCAGAATGATGCTCCGCTACAGATTGATTTTAAAGAAGATACTTCTTCTATGCTCTCAGTATCTGTCAATGGACAAACGGTAAGACCTGTTCTGAACAATGAGCATGTCATTATTGATGCCCAATATCTGAAATCAGGATCTAACCGCATTGATTTTACTTTTCTTGCCGGAAATGGTGCTCTGAACAGGCGTGATGGCTATCTTTATGCATTATTTGTACCGGATCGGGCACGAACCATGTTTCCGTGTTTTGATCAGCCCAACCTCAAAGCCAATTATTCTTTAACCCTGACGATTCCTGAGAAATGGAGTGCACTTGCCAATGGAAAACTAAAGAAAGAAACCATACAACAAGGGCAGAAGACTTTGCAGTTTGATCAGTCCGACCTGCTTCCTACCTATCTGTTTTCTTTTGCCGCCGGAGATTTTAAGACAGCTGTACAACCAATCGGTCAGCAGGAATCCCATCTTTTATACCGTGAAACAGATTCTTTGAAAATTAAGAGCAGTATGGATTCTATTTTCACCCTATACCGAAACTCTCTGTCTTATTATGAAAAATGGACAGGCATTAAGCATCCTTTTCAAAAGCATGGAATGGCTGCTATTCCTGATTTCCAGTTTGGGGGAATGGAACATCCGGGTGTGATCTTACTTCAGAACTCAACATTGTTTTTAGATCAGAATGCTACGCAAAATGAATTAAATAACCGCTCGAATCTTATGGCTCATGAAGTGGCTCATCTCTGGTTCGGAGATCTGGTTACGATGGACTGGTTCAATGATGTATGGACGAAGGAGGTTTTTGCTAATTTTATGGCAGATAAGAGTACCGGAGCTTCTTCTGACAAACAGATTTATGATCTGAAATTTTTAACGACCCACTTTCCGGCAGCCTATTCCGTAGATCGTACTTTGGGAGCCAATCCCATCCGACAGGTTCTGGATAATCTGCAGAATGCCGGAATGATGTACGGACCTATCATCTACAATAAAGCGCCCATCATGATGCGCCAATTGGAATTGCTGACTGGAGAAGAAAGCTTTAAAAAAGGAGTAAGTGAATATCTTAAAAAATATGAGTACAGCAATGCAACATGGCCCGATCTTATTGCCATTTTAGATAAACACACTCCTGAAGACTTACAAAGCTGGAATAAAGTATGGGTGAACGACCCGGGACGACCTGTCATTGATTATGATCTGAAAGATAAAAATAATAAAATTCAACGCTTTATTATTTCTCAGCATCCCGAATATGGTAAGGAACAAAAAACCTGGCCGCAGGAATTTCAGATAAGCTTATTTTATGCGGATAAGGTTGATAAAGTAAACGTAAAGCTATCCGGAAGACAACAGGAGATTTCAGAATTAAAAGGGAAAACGAAGCCGCTTTTTATCCTGCAAAACTCTTCAGGAATAGGGTATGGGGTATTCAAAACAGATAAAGCTGTAATGACTAACTTTTCTTTGGTGAAAGACCCTGTCAGCCGTGCCAGTGCTTATATTTCGTTATATGAAAATATGCTGGCCGGTTCGGGAGCTGTGCCGCTGGATTTATTACATTTTTATGCCGGACAGTTGCAGCAGGAAACTACAGAGCTGAATCTCCGGCTTATTGCAGGCTATATTTCTACCATTTATTGGGGATTCTTATCTGAAAATATAAGATTAAAAGAATCTGTAAATATAGAAAATACATTATGGAAGGCATTACATGTACAGACCGCAAAAAATAATAAGAAAATTCTATTCGATGGTTACCGGAATGTTTTCCAGTCTCAGCAGGCTTATGATGCTCTGTATGCCATCTGGAAATCACAGACCCCGCCAAAAGATGTGTCCCTTAATGAAGACGATTTTACGAATCTTGCCCTCTCATTATCCCTACGGAACAGTAATAATGGTGTTTTGCTTGATGATCAGCTGACAAGAATTAAGAATCCGGACCGGGTGAACCGTTTTAAAATTATTATGAAGGCAGCTTCCTCGGATCAGAAAATACGTGATGATTTTTTCAACAGTCTTATGGAAAAACAAAACAGAACGAATGAATCTGCTGTTGGGGCAGCCTTAAGCTACTTACATCATCCGTTAAGGCAGAAAACTTCTGTAAATTATCTTCTTAAATCCTTGGAGGTATTGCAGGAAATACAAAAGACAGGAGACATTTTCTTTCCGGATAACTGGCTTCGTTCAACATTCAGCAATTATCAGAATCCGAAAGCACTTGAAATGGTCAATCAGTTTCTCTTACACAACCCTAATTATAATGCGATCCTGAAGAATAAAATTTTACAGGCAGCCGATAACCTGAAAAGAGCTCAGACCCTGGTGAAATAAATGAGATGTACAATAAAGTTCTAAACGTTATAGGTTTCCAAAACCTATAACGTTTTAATTGCCACGTAATGCAGATCTGCAAGAGATTTTTTCGCTCGCTGATTGGGCAGATGGCGCAGATTTTTTTACTGACTTGGTGAAAATCTTTGATTTTCAAACTTCTGTGTACTTCTTTGCCCCAAAGTATTTAAACTTAAAAATCACTAAACAGTCAAACTACCTTTTGTTCCTTTTGACTTCGTTGAATCTTCAATTTGTGATTTAGAGAAATTATTGCTAATTATGCGGATAAAATGATTCATTTATCCTTGTGGTAAACAATAAAACCGTGAAAGCAGATACTTTACTTCAGTTTTCTGCCATTCATCAGGAAAATTATTTATATTTAAGTAGCCATAAAAATTCAGATGAAAAAATTCATGCTCATTACAGGGATCATTATACTGCTGGTTTTTATTTTCCTTTATAATTTTTGGGGGTTGGATCTGTATCTGATGAATAAAATGAACCGATCTCAATTACCTGATGGATATAAGAATTATCAGAATATTGATACGAAAAAGCCTATTGTTTTCGGGCAACATGAAATGAAACTCATGTGGAATGACAGTTTTGAGCCGATCCAACATTTTATAAGCTCAAAAGGGGATATGATCATTATGACAAGTGAGATCCCTAAGAACAGAGATCAGGAAGAGGTAGAAGAAGAAGCCAGAGGAGGCGGGGTTCGTTTCCATCAGGATTTTCATTTTTATAAGCTTGATAAAGAGGGAAAAATCAAGGATCATTACGTCTATAAGCGGACTAATAAGAACAGGGGAGAAGAGCTGTTTGGAGACTTTATTGTCAATAA
This region of Chryseobacterium vaccae genomic DNA includes:
- a CDS encoding TetR/AcrR family transcriptional regulator, translating into MYRPRERILNTASVLFHQQGYNNTGINQIIEDSGVSKASFYQHFKSKDDLCIEFLKRRYDYWVSELVSFTSGAVDLKDKLMMSFDFLMYMNKKENFRGCSFLNLLSEVSAEKTAIHDVIRDHKNRLRISFSSEIKDELLAAHIYLLFESSILTSQLYRSNELIEKSKIILRDLLKKLH
- a CDS encoding M1 family metallopeptidase — its product is MALFFVIFNSGSQAQAQSLSKIESGVSYELAQSRKSTISEIKYELSLKIPENKTERISGTEVLYFNYKKQNDAPLQIDFKEDTSSMLSVSVNGQTVRPVLNNEHVIIDAQYLKSGSNRIDFTFLAGNGALNRRDGYLYALFVPDRARTMFPCFDQPNLKANYSLTLTIPEKWSALANGKLKKETIQQGQKTLQFDQSDLLPTYLFSFAAGDFKTAVQPIGQQESHLLYRETDSLKIKSSMDSIFTLYRNSLSYYEKWTGIKHPFQKHGMAAIPDFQFGGMEHPGVILLQNSTLFLDQNATQNELNNRSNLMAHEVAHLWFGDLVTMDWFNDVWTKEVFANFMADKSTGASSDKQIYDLKFLTTHFPAAYSVDRTLGANPIRQVLDNLQNAGMMYGPIIYNKAPIMMRQLELLTGEESFKKGVSEYLKKYEYSNATWPDLIAILDKHTPEDLQSWNKVWVNDPGRPVIDYDLKDKNNKIQRFIISQHPEYGKEQKTWPQEFQISLFYADKVDKVNVKLSGRQQEISELKGKTKPLFILQNSSGIGYGVFKTDKAVMTNFSLVKDPVSRASAYISLYENMLAGSGAVPLDLLHFYAGQLQQETTELNLRLIAGYISTIYWGFLSENIRLKESVNIENTLWKALHVQTAKNNKKILFDGYRNVFQSQQAYDALYAIWKSQTPPKDVSLNEDDFTNLALSLSLRNSNNGVLLDDQLTRIKNPDRVNRFKIIMKAASSDQKIRDDFFNSLMEKQNRTNESAVGAALSYLHHPLRQKTSVNYLLKSLEVLQEIQKTGDIFFPDNWLRSTFSNYQNPKALEMVNQFLLHNPNYNAILKNKILQAADNLKRAQTLVK